The Paenibacillus polymyxa M1 DNA segment TATTTGACAGGCGAATTTGCCAAGTTGCTTGAAATCAATAAAGATACATTGCTTTATTACGATAAAATCGATTTATTTAAGCCTGCAGGCACCTTTGATAATGGCTATCGCTACTACACATTTGAGCAGTTCGATCAATTTGTAGCGATTCAATCGCTTCGTGCAGTTGAGGTACCGATTAAAGAACTCAAAACGTATTTTGACGCGCCTAACGTACAAGCGTTACAACAATTAGCAATGGAACAGCAAGAAAAAGTGGCAATGGAAATTCAAAAGTTACAAGATATTCAGTTTTTCCTAGAACGAACGGTTGCCCTGACAAAAGAGATGGAAGAAGTATCATTTGGAGAAGTATTGATGAAGCAATTACCAGCCGAACCTGTTGTGTATAGCGACGAGAAAATAGATTGGTCGTCGTTATCAATGGAGGAACTTTACGAGCAAACTACGCCATTTTTAAAAAAGCATGGGATTAAAAGTACAGCCGCATACGGTACTGTGTATACAAAAGAAGATTTTTTAAATAAGAAGTTTGAAGGCGTAAGCTACCTATGTCGCCTAGATGACCCGTCAGCAAGAATGAAACCAGCTGGACACTACGCGGTCATTTATCATCAAGGACCTTATGATGAAATCTCACAGACTGAGACTTATAATACGCTACTCGCTTATTTAGAACAGGAGCAGTTAGCGTTAGATGGTGATATTTATGAGGAATATTTACTGCACTCGATTGCAGCAAAAGAGGAAAAAGATTATATTACAAAAATTAGTGTGAAAGTAAAAACGCGTGAGGCGAGTTATCAACCTCTTTAAAGCTTGTTATACTTTACGTCTATCTTGCTAGATAGGCGTTTTTAATTTTTCAAAATCTCTCTCAACAACAAGCCTGATAATTAGGTACATAGTTAAAATGATAGCATTAGGGGGCAATTCAACAGGTCTTAGTTAATAAATAATCTTCAACAATCGGGCGCGTTTATGAAGTAATGCCGTAGAAAATAATCAAACTCAAAACCATTAAATATAAAGTCTAGTTTTATTTTATTATACTATTTACCCTATATTAAGTTTTTTTGGACTTGTTTTTTTATTACTCATCGTCTGACCACTGGCTTGGCTTGATAGGCGATAATGCGCTAGGTGGGGATAGTTTGACGCTTACATATAAATGAAACTCATGTGAGCTTTCCTGAGGCGTGAAAAAAATGTATAATCACTCCAATTGAGTACGTAGGGAGTGAGCTTTATGACATGGCAGGATAAGAGAGAGCATCGACAATTTGCGGAGCAGACACGAAGCGACGCTTCACGGGCAGCATATGAACGGGATTACTCCCGATTGATCCATTCACCGACTTTCCGTCGATTGCAGGGGAAATCACAAGTATTTGGCGCAGGCACAGGCGATTATTATCGCACACGGCTGACACATTCTTTGGAGGTAGCGCAAATTGCGCGTGAGGCAGCACGAAGCTTGCTGCGCCGTCATCCAGAGGTAGAGTTGGAACAGGCTGATAACGCAGGACTGATTATTGACCCTGAGGTGGTGGAGTGTGCATCGATAGCACATGACTTTGGCCATCCACCGTTCGGACATAAGGGAGAAGAGGTGCTGGACGGGATCTTGGATCAACTGATTGAGACGAAGGTAGAAAAGATATCATCCGCCGGAGGCTTCACGCCAGAGTCCAAGCGTGGACAGGAGGCCTATGCGCGTGAGCGACGAATTTATGAGCATTTTGAAGGGAACGCACACAATTTCCGGCTGATTATGTTTTTGGAGAAGCGTGAGAATGTGGATGGCTTGAATTTGTCGGACGCTGTGCTGCTCGGGATCAACAAATACCCGTACCCAGGAATTCTGAACAAAAAAGGGTTGTACCTGCATGAGTGGGAATATATACGTTCTATTCGCGAGGATTGGGGCATCCCTGACGGGAAAAAAACGCTGGAGGCCCAGCTCATGGATCTCTGCGACGATATTGCTTATTCCGCGCATGATCTGGAGGATGGGATTAAGGCAGGGAAAATTGAGGTACACGAGCATTTCTTATATGATCCATATTTGATTCGTCTGATTACGGAGAAAATCACCACGTTGGAGGATAGCTTCTGGCAAGGCTGGCAGCTGGCTGAGATTGAGCAGAAGGTTGCGGCAGTGCTGAGCGAATTTTTGAAGGTGTGGAATGGCAAGATGCCGATGTGTGAACACGATTATTCTCGCACCCGCCGTGAAGTGAAGGCATACTGGGTTAGCCTGTTTGTCAGCAGCTTAGGTGTAATTGATGATGGAAACTGGAAAAAGGTAACCTTCGTACGGGATGGAAGCGAAGATTTGGATATGCTGCGCACGGTGAGTGTATTGAAAAGCTTTGCTTGGGTCACCATGATCCGCGATCTGCGCGTACAGCGTCTGCAAAAACGCAGTGAATGGATGCTCAGACGGTTATGGTTGGCTTTTCTGGACCCTGAGACATCCAAGTCCATTATTCCAAGCGACTGGCTCCAGCGCTATGAGCGCGACCAGGCCAAGGCGAAACCGATCTGGACTTGGGAGCATATGGTCATTGACTATATTGCAGGCATGACCGATGCTTTTGCTGAAAAAATTTA contains these protein-coding regions:
- a CDS encoding MerR family transcriptional regulator, which gives rise to MKNTFEKTYLTGEFAKLLEINKDTLLYYDKIDLFKPAGTFDNGYRYYTFEQFDQFVAIQSLRAVEVPIKELKTYFDAPNVQALQQLAMEQQEKVAMEIQKLQDIQFFLERTVALTKEMEEVSFGEVLMKQLPAEPVVYSDEKIDWSSLSMEELYEQTTPFLKKHGIKSTAAYGTVYTKEDFLNKKFEGVSYLCRLDDPSARMKPAGHYAVIYHQGPYDEISQTETYNTLLAYLEQEQLALDGDIYEEYLLHSIAAKEEKDYITKISVKVKTREASYQPL
- a CDS encoding deoxyguanosinetriphosphate triphosphohydrolase family protein, with amino-acid sequence MTWQDKREHRQFAEQTRSDASRAAYERDYSRLIHSPTFRRLQGKSQVFGAGTGDYYRTRLTHSLEVAQIAREAARSLLRRHPEVELEQADNAGLIIDPEVVECASIAHDFGHPPFGHKGEEVLDGILDQLIETKVEKISSAGGFTPESKRGQEAYARERRIYEHFEGNAHNFRLIMFLEKRENVDGLNLSDAVLLGINKYPYPGILNKKGLYLHEWEYIRSIREDWGIPDGKKTLEAQLMDLCDDIAYSAHDLEDGIKAGKIEVHEHFLYDPYLIRLITEKITTLEDSFWQGWQLAEIEQKVAAVLSEFLKVWNGKMPMCEHDYSRTRREVKAYWVSLFVSSLGVIDDGNWKKVTFVRDGSEDLDMLRTVSVLKSFAWVTMIRDLRVQRLQKRSEWMLRRLWLAFLDPETSKSIIPSDWLQRYERDQAKAKPIWTWEHMVIDYIAGMTDAFAEKIYNELYGLKVGSIYDLD